The Acidipropionibacterium virtanenii DNA segment AGGTGATCAGCGACGATGCCAGGGTCGACGATCTGCACGACGGCGTCGAGCTGAGATGCTTCAACCTGCTGGCCCGTCAGGCCCCCGTCGCCGGGGAGCTGAGGACCGTCATCGCGGTGCTGAGGATGTGCTACGAGCTCTCCCGGATGGGGGACCTGGCGGTCCACGTGGCCGAGACGGCGCGACTGCGCTTCCCCGAGCACGCCGTCCCCGATCCGGTCGCCGAGCAGTTCAGCGAGATGGCCAGGCTCGCCGACGCCATGATCGCCACCGCCACCAGGACTCTCATCGACCGGGACGCCGAGGACGCCGAGCGTCTTGCCAGCGACGACTCGGCCGTCGACGACCTGCGGCGCGAACAGTTCCGGCTGCTGCTCGGCGACGACTGGACCTACGGCGTCGAGAAGGCGGTCGACACCGCCCTGCTCGGCAGGTACTACGAGCGGATCGCCGACCACGCCGTCGCGATCGGCTCCCGCGTCATCTACATCGTCAGCGGAGAGGCTCCCGAGGGCGAGAACTGGCCCAAGGCGTTCTGATCATCTGAGGCGCGAGACGCCCCGGCATCGACGAAGGATGCCGGGGCGCTCGGCGCACCAACAGGTCAGGAGGTCACTTCTTGCCCTGATTCGCCACGGCCTTCTGACCGGCCTCGGCAGCCTCCGGGTCGAGGTAGCGGCCGCCCCTGACGACGGGCTTGAGGGTCTCATCCAGCTCGTAGTACAGCGGGATTCCGGTCGGGATGTTCAGCCCGGCGATGTCGTCATCACTGATGCCGTCGAGATGCTTGACCAGGGCGCGCAGCGAGTTGCCGTGGGCCGCCACCAGCACGGTGTGTCCGTCCTTGAGATCCGGGACGATGTCGGACTCCCAGTAGGGCAGCATCCGGGCCACGACGTCCTTGAGGCACTCGTGCAGCGGACGCTCCTCGGCGGGGATGTCGGCGTACCGGGGATCGTTGTACTGGCTGAACTCGCCGTCCTTCTCGATCTCGGGCGGCGGCACGTCGTAGGAGCGGCGCCACGCCATGAACTGGGTCTCGCCGTACTTCTCGCGGATCTCGGCCTTGTTGAGGCCCTGGAGGCTGCCGTAGTGGCGCTCGTTGAGACGCCAGGAGCGACGCACCGGGATCCAGTGACGATCGCAGCCGTCCAGCGCCAGATAGGCGGTGTGGATCGCGCGGCGCAGCAGGGAGGTGTGCAGCACGGTCGGCAGGAGGTCCTCGGACTTCAGCAGTGCGGCGGCATTCTTCGCCTCTCCGACGCCCTTCTCATTGAGATCGACGTCCACCCAGCCGGTGAACAGATTCTTGGAGTTCCATTCGCTCTCGCCGTGGCGGAGCAGGATCAGCTTCGAGGTCATGGGCCCACAATATCGGCGGAGCCGCAGATCCGGGAGGTGGTCCTGCCCGTCGGCATCTGGACGGGCAACCGCTATGTAGGACCACCCCGCATCCGATCCGCCACTTTCGGTTATCGTCAGGGCAGAGGTTCCGATCATGTTCAGAAGGAGCAGTCACATGCCCAGCCGCACCACCACCATTGCCGCAGCCAGCGGGCTTCACGCACGTCCGGCCGCGATGTTCGTCCAGGCCGCATCGAAGTCCAGTCTTGCGGTCACCATCGGCCGCCCGGGCGAGACTCCTGTCGACGCCCGCAGCATCCTGTCTGTCATGGGACTCGGCGCCAAGTGCGGCGAGACCGTGGAGCTGACCGTTGAGGGCGAGGGCGCCGAGCAGGTTCTCGACGACCTGATCGCCAACCTCCAGACCGATCCGGAGGCCTGATCCGCATGCAGACTCTGACTGGTCTCGGAGTCTCGGCCGGCGTCGGCCAGGCCGAGGCCCTTGTCGTCTCCCCGGCCCCCGGGCTGCCCGAGACCGATCCGAAGGGCGAGGTCAAGGATGATCTCGCAACAGTTCAGGCCGCGCTCAACAAGGTCGCCGACAGGCTCGACTACCGCGCCATGCACGCCGACGCCGCAGCGGTGGCAGTGCTCACGGCCACGGCCATGATGGCCCGTGATCCGGGCCTGGGATTCTCGGTCGAGAATCACCTCAAGTCCGGCTCCGGCCCCGCCCACGCCCTGTGGGACGCCTTCGACGAGTTCTGCGAGCAGCTCACGGCGGCCGGCGGATACCTGGCCGAGCGGGTCACCGATCTCAAGGACGTCCGCTCCCGCACCCTCGCCGTCCTGGCGGGGCTCCCCGAGCCCGGCGTCCCCACGATCGACCGGCCCACCATCCTCGTCGCCGAGGATCTGGCACCGGCCGACACCGCCACCCTCGACCCGGAGATGGTCAAGGGACTGGTCACCGCCGCCGGTGGCCCGACCTCGCACACCGCGATCCTGGCCTCCCAGATCGGCATCCCGGCGATCGTGCGCTGCCCCCAGGCGCGCTCCATCACCAGCGGCACGAAGCTGGCCGTCGACGGCGTCACCGGGACGGTTCTCGTCGAGCCCGAGGAGGAGGCCGTCGCAGTCCTGATCGCCCGCGCGGAGAAGCGCAAGGCGGTGCTCGACGCCGTCCCCGAGGGCGATACTCACACCAAGGACGGCCTGCGGGTGCTCACCCTGGCCAATATCGGCGCTCCGGCCGACGCGATCGCGGCCAAGAAGAAGGGGGCCGAGGGAGTAGGCCTGTTCCGTACCGAGTTCCTCTTCCTGGAGCGCCAGGACGCCCCCACGAAGACCGAGCAGGTCGGCGTCTACTCGCAGGTCCTCGACACCTTCGACGAGGACGCCAAGGTCGTCTTCCGGACTCTGGACGCCGGCGCCGACAAGCCGCTGGCCTTCGCCGACCTGGGGCCCGAGGAGAACCCCGCTCTCGGACGGCGCGGACTGCGTCTGTCACAGGTGCGCACCGACCTTCTCGACACCCAGCTCGCGGCCCTGGCCGAGGCGGCGCAGAAGACCGGAAAGATGCCCTACGTGATGGCCCCGATGGTGGCCACCACCCTCGAGGCCAAGTGGTTCTCCGACCGGGCCCGCGAGGCCGGCCTGGGCGTCGTGGGCGTCATGGTGGAGGTGCCGGCCGCTGCGCTGCGCTCCTCCCAGGTGCTGGAGACCGTCGACTTCGCGTCGATCGGCACCAACGACCTCACCCAGTACGCGATGGCCGCCGACCGCCTCCAGGGCGAGCTCTCCGATCTTCTGACGCCGTGGCAGCCCGCCGTGATGCAGTTGGTGAAGAGCACCTGCGACGGAGCGGGCGGACGCCTGATCGGCGTCTGCGGGGAAGCCGCCGGCGATCCGCTGCTGGCCCTCGTGCTGGTCGGGGTGGGCATCCGCTCGCTGTCCATGGCGGCCGGGAAGATCCAGGCTGTCAAGGCCGCACTGGCCCTGCACACCCAGGCCCAGTGCGAGGAGATCGCCGTGGCCGCGCTGGCCCAGCCGACTCCCGAGGAGGCGAAGAAGGCGGCCCTCGCCCTGGCCGATCCGGGCATGGAGGTGCTGGTCAGTTGAGAGGGGGGAGGCGACTCCCACGCTCGGCAGCTCGCTGATTCCCTCGTAGCGGCGGTCTGCGAGATCCGCAGGTCCGCGTCGCAGGTCTTTCCCGCGACGCGGACCTGCGACCGCGTTCGGGGCCCGGCTCCCGGGCCCGGCGCCTTCTCGTGGACCCGCGACGTCACGCGCGCAAGAATGAGCCCATGAGTACTGCAGTAGTGACAGGGGCCAGTTCCGGAATCGGTGCAGCCACCGCCAGGGCGCTCGCACATGACGGCTGGACGGTGATCTGCGCGGCCCGCCGGGTGGACCGGATCACCGAGCTGGCCGCGGAGATCGACGGGCGGGCCGTTCCTTGCGACGTCACCTCCGATGCCTCGGTCGCCGAGCTCGCCGAGGCTGTCGGCCCGTCCCTGGGCCTGCTGGTGAACAATGCCGGCGGGGCGGTGGGCCAGGAGCCGGTTGACCGGGCCGATCTGGCGGCCTGGCGGACCATGTACGAGTCCAACGTCCTCGGCACGGCCCGGGTCACCAAGGCTCTGCTGCCGGCCCTGGAGGCGGCCTCCGGGATGATCGTCTTCATGTCCTCGACCGCCGCCGACGGCGCCTACGAGGGAGGGGCCGGGTACAACGCCGCCAAGGGCGGGGAGCGGATGATCGCCGAGGCCATGCGCCTGGAGCTCTTCGACCGCGACGTGCGGATCTGCGAGATCTGCCCCGGCATGGTGAAGACCCCCGAGTTCTCCCTCAACCGTTTCCACGGCGACCGGTCGAAGGCCGACGACGTCTACGCCGGCGTCCCGGCCCCGCTGACCGCCGACGACATCGCCGAGTGCGTCCGCTGGGTGTCGGGCCTCCCCCATCACGTCAATATCGATCGGATGACGGTGCGCCCCCGGGCGCAGGCGGCCCAGCACAAGGTCTACCGGGTCGCCAGGCACCGGGCGGACTGACGGGCCAGCCCGGTCGCCGACCCCGGACATGCAGGACGCCGCGCCCCCGAGGGAGCGCGGCGTCCGATGTTCCGCGAACGTACGGTTCAGCCGATGGCCACCAGGCCCTGGCCGCCCTGGACGGCGTCGCCGACGGCCACCAGGATGCCCTTGACGGTCCCGTCGGAGGAGGCGGTGATCTCGGTCTCCATCTTCATGGCCTCCAGCGTCAGCACGACGTCGCCGGCCTTGACCGCGTCACCCTCCTTCACCAGGATCTTGGCCACGGTGCCGGCCAGCGGGGCGGGAATCTCGCCCGCTCCGGCCTTGCCGCCGCCGTTGCCTCCGGCAGCGCGGGCCGGGCCACCGGAACCGCCGCCGAACAGGATCGGCGGGATCGGGGAATTGTTGGTCTTGTCAACGTCAACGTCAACGTCGTATCCGACGCCGTTGACAGTCACCTTGAGCTTCATGTCAGTCTCTCCGGGTCAACGAATGGAATGGTTCTGGAGCGCCCTGCGACCCTGGCGGGTCCAGTTCTCGCTCGGGGCGAAACGGATGGCCTGAACCTTCCCGTCATTGCCCAGGTAGGCCGCCACGGCGGCGCTGATCACGGTCACGACGTCCTCGGGGATGTCGGCGCTCTGGGCCTTCAACCGGCTCACGTCGGCCTCCAGCGCGCCCAGCCGTCTGGTCAGCGTCTCGATGACGCGATCCTTCTCATTGTCAGTCATCTGTTCCTCCGATCAGCACGGCATGTTCCCGTGCTTCTTGGCCGGACGGGACTGACGCTTCGTGGCGTAGGTCTCCAGAGCGGCGGTGATCTTGCGGCGGGTGTCGGCCGGGTCGATGACGTCGTCGACCTGACCGCGGGCGGCCGCCACATACGGCGTGTTGAACGCCGTCTGGTACTCCTCGATCTTCTCCGCACGGGTGGCGGCGGGATCCTCGGAGGCCTTGATCTCACGACGGAAGATGACGTTGGCGGCGCCCTCGGCACCCATCACGGCGATCTCGGCGGTCGGCCAGGCGTAGACGGCGTCGGCGCCCAGGTCGCGGTTGCACATGGCCAGGTAGGAGCCGCCGTAGGCCTTGCGCATCACCACGGTGATCTTCGGGACGGTGGCCTCGGAGTAGGCGTACAGCATCTTCGCGCCGTGGCGGATGATGCCGCCGTACTCCTGCTGGACGCCGGGAAGGAATCCGGGGACGTCCACCAGCTGCACCAGCGGGATGTTGAACGAGTCGCAGAAGCCGATGAACTCCGCGGCCTTGTCCGAGGCGTTGATGTCGAGACAGCCCGACATCACCTTGGGCTGGTTCGCCACGATGCCCACCGAGCGGCCGTTGACCTTGGCGAAGGCCGTCACGATGTTGGTCGCCCAACCCGCCTTGACCTCCAGGTAGTCGCCCCAGTCGACGATCTTGGAGATGACGTCGCGGACGTCGTACCCCTTCTTGCCGTCGATCGGGACGATGTCGCGCAGCTCGGGGGTCGGGGAGACGTCGTTGTTCGGGAACTCGATCGCGGCGTCCTGGGTGTTGTTCTGCGGCAGGAAGCTCAGCAGCTTCTGCGCGATCAGCACCGCGGCGTCGTCGTCCTCGGCCACGAAGTGGATGTTGCCGGAGGTCGACATGTGCGCCTCGGCACCACCCAGCTCGTCGCCGGTCACGTCCTCGCCGGTCACCGACTTGATGACGCCGGGGCCCGTGATGAACATCTGGGCCTTCTTCGTCATGATGATGAAGTCGGTCAGCGCCGGGGAGTAGGAGGCACCGCCGGCGCACGGCCCGGCGATGATCGCGATCTGCGGCACGACGCCGGACAGCTTGACGTTCGCGTAGAACATCTTGCCGTAGCCCGACAGCGAGTCGATGCCCTCCTGGATCCGGGCGCCGCCCGAATCGTAGAAGAACAGGAACGGTGTGCCGGTCAGCAGCGCCTGCTCCATGGTCTCGACGACCTTGGTCGACTGGGTCTCGCCGGCCGACCCGCCCATGACGGAGAAGTCCTGGGAGGCGACCTGGACCGGGCGGCCGTTGACGGTTCCGCGGCCGGTCACCACGCCGTCGGCGGGCACCTCGGCGGTGTCCATCCCGAACAGGCTGGTCCGGTGCTCGCGGAAGGCGCCCACCTCGTCGAAGGAGTTGGCGTCGAGAAGGTTGTCGATGCGCTCGCGGGCGGTCTGCTTGCCCTTGTCGCGCTGCTTCTGGAGGCGCTTCTCGCCACCTCCGAGCTCGATCTTGTGACGCTCTTCGGTCAGCTGCTCGAGACGACCTTGCATCGTCTCGGCGAGCTTCACGCGCTTCTTGTTAGCCATGATCGGCAATCATCCTCACGCAGGCTCGACGGTCACGTCGTGGCTGCGGCCACCGACCGTGACACTGTAATTGACCGGCCCGGAGACCGACGTGGATCCGTTGCCCTCGGCCTCGGCCTTCATCTGGGCCTCGGTCATCGCGACGCTCTTGGGGCCCTGCGGGCGCTCCTTGAAGAACTTCGGGGCGACTCCCGGGAACAGCGCGTTGGTGAGCACGTCCTCGTCGGAGCCGTCGAAGCCCTCGAGCTCGGCGGACTGCTTGACCAGCTCGTCCCACTCGTCATCGATGAGATCGGCCGGGCGGACGTCGATCGGCTTCTTGCCGGTCTGCTTCTCCGCCGTCTTGATGAGCTCGGGGTTCAGCTCGCCGACCGGCTTGCCGTAGTAGCCGAGCATGAGATCGGCGAACTCGGCGGTCAGGTTCTTGTAGGAGCCGTTGCCCATCAGGACGTTGAACACGGCCTGGGTGCCGACGATCTGCGAGGAGGGGGTGACCAGGGGCGGGTAGCCGGCATCCTTGCGGACGCGCGGCACCTCCTTCATGACCTCGTCGGTACGGTCGGCAGCCCCCTGGGCGGCCAGCTGGGACTCCATGTTGGAGAGCATGCCGCCGGGGATCTGGGACTGGAAGATGTTCGTGTTGACCAGGGTCTTCGACTCGAACTTCTTGTACTTCGGGCGGACCTTCTTGAAGTGGTCGCGGATCTTGATGAGGCGATCCATGTCCAGGCCGGTCTCGTAGCCGGTTCCCTCGAGCATCTCGACCAGGGACTCGGTGGGGTTGTGGCCCGGCCCCAGCGACATCGAGGAGATGGCGGTGTCGACGACGTCGACGCCGGCCTCGATGGCCTTCATGAGGGTCACCAGGGTGACGCCGGTGGTGGAGTGGCAGTGCAGGTTGATCTGCACGTCGGGGTGGTTCTCCTTGATGCCCTTGATGATGTCGTAGGCGGGCTGCGGCTTCAGCAGCGCGGCCATGTCCTTGAAGGCGATGGAGTCGGCGCCCATGTCGATGAGGCGGTCGGCCTGCTTGACGAAGCTCTCCGGGGTGTGGATCGGGGAGGTGGTGTAGCAGATCGTGCCCTGGGCGTGCTTGCCGGTCTTCTTGACGGCGGCCATCGCGCGCTCGAGGTTGCGGGGATCGTTGAGCGCGTCGAAGACGCGGAACACGTCCATGCCGTTCTCGGCCGACTTCTCGACGAACTTGTCGACGACGTCGTCAGCGTAGTGACGGTAGCCCAGCAGGTTCTGGCCTCGCAGCAGCATCTGCAGGCGGGTGTTGGGCATCAGCTTGCGGAAGGTCCGCAGCCTCTCCCAGGGATCCTCGTTGAGGAACCGGATACAGGAATCGAAGGTTGCCCCACCCCAGCACTCAGCGGACCAGTAGCCAGCCGCGTCGATGTCGGCACAGGCATCGACCATGTCCTCCATGGACATCCGGGTTGCAATCAGGCTCTGATGCGCGTCGCGGAGCACGAGCTCGGTAACGCCAATCTTTCGCGGACTCATGGGTCCAATCCTTGCACCCGCGGTCGACAAGTTCAGCCCTGGGGTCGACGTTGACGCACTGAACATCGTTCAAAATATCGGCGTGTCGCAGTGCCCTCCAGACCTGAGCGCCGAATCCTGTGGGAAATCCGACACCGGGATTCGGAGATTGTGAGGAACTGCACATTGCCATCCAGCAAGGATTCCCAGGATCCGGGGTACACCCGGACCGGACGTGCAACCGGGGCCGGCCCTGACGGGCCGGCCCCGGCATCACGCGCACACACGATGTGCGGAGCGGTCGGATCAGGCGCTCACCGAGGTGCCCTTGGAGCCCAGCTGCTCACAGGCCTCGACGATGCGGGCCGCCATGCCGGACTCGGCCTTCTTGCCCCAGGCGCGGGGATCGTAGGCCTTCTTGTTGCCGACCTCGCCGTCGATCTTCAGGACGCCGTCGTAGTTCTTGAAGAAGTGATCGGCCACCGGACGCGAGAACGCGTACTGGGTGTCGGTGTCGATGTTCATCTTGATGACGCCGTAGGACACCGCGTCGGCGATCTCCTGCGCGGTGGAGCCGGACCCGCCGTGGAAGACCAGGTCGAAGGGCTTGTCCTTGCCGTACTCGGCGCCGCAGGCGTCCTGGATCTCCTTGAGGATCTCCGGGCGCAGCTTGACGTGACCGGACTTGTAGGCGCCGTGCACGTTGCCGAAGGTCAGGGC contains these protein-coding regions:
- the phoU gene encoding phosphate signaling complex protein PhoU — encoded protein: MRESYHDELEATTNDVVTMAQLVRTAVAEATSSLIDADLARAEKVISDDARVDDLHDGVELRCFNLLARQAPVAGELRTVIAVLRMCYELSRMGDLAVHVAETARLRFPEHAVPDPVAEQFSEMARLADAMIATATRTLIDRDAEDAERLASDDSAVDDLRREQFRLLLGDDWTYGVEKAVDTALLGRYYERIADHAVAIGSRVIYIVSGEAPEGENWPKAF
- a CDS encoding phosphoglyceromutase: MTSKLILLRHGESEWNSKNLFTGWVDVDLNEKGVGEAKNAAALLKSEDLLPTVLHTSLLRRAIHTAYLALDGCDRHWIPVRRSWRLNERHYGSLQGLNKAEIREKYGETQFMAWRRSYDVPPPEIEKDGEFSQYNDPRYADIPAEERPLHECLKDVVARMLPYWESDIVPDLKDGHTVLVAAHGNSLRALVKHLDGISDDDIAGLNIPTGIPLYYELDETLKPVVRGGRYLDPEAAEAGQKAVANQGKK
- a CDS encoding HPr family phosphocarrier protein codes for the protein MPSRTTTIAAASGLHARPAAMFVQAASKSSLAVTIGRPGETPVDARSILSVMGLGAKCGETVELTVEGEGAEQVLDDLIANLQTDPEA
- the ptsP gene encoding phosphoenolpyruvate--protein phosphotransferase, with the translated sequence MQTLTGLGVSAGVGQAEALVVSPAPGLPETDPKGEVKDDLATVQAALNKVADRLDYRAMHADAAAVAVLTATAMMARDPGLGFSVENHLKSGSGPAHALWDAFDEFCEQLTAAGGYLAERVTDLKDVRSRTLAVLAGLPEPGVPTIDRPTILVAEDLAPADTATLDPEMVKGLVTAAGGPTSHTAILASQIGIPAIVRCPQARSITSGTKLAVDGVTGTVLVEPEEEAVAVLIARAEKRKAVLDAVPEGDTHTKDGLRVLTLANIGAPADAIAAKKKGAEGVGLFRTEFLFLERQDAPTKTEQVGVYSQVLDTFDEDAKVVFRTLDAGADKPLAFADLGPEENPALGRRGLRLSQVRTDLLDTQLAALAEAAQKTGKMPYVMAPMVATTLEAKWFSDRAREAGLGVVGVMVEVPAAALRSSQVLETVDFASIGTNDLTQYAMAADRLQGELSDLLTPWQPAVMQLVKSTCDGAGGRLIGVCGEAAGDPLLALVLVGVGIRSLSMAAGKIQAVKAALALHTQAQCEEIAVAALAQPTPEEAKKAALALADPGMEVLVS
- a CDS encoding SDR family oxidoreductase, with the protein product MSTAVVTGASSGIGAATARALAHDGWTVICAARRVDRITELAAEIDGRAVPCDVTSDASVAELAEAVGPSLGLLVNNAGGAVGQEPVDRADLAAWRTMYESNVLGTARVTKALLPALEAASGMIVFMSSTAADGAYEGGAGYNAAKGGERMIAEAMRLELFDRDVRICEICPGMVKTPEFSLNRFHGDRSKADDVYAGVPAPLTADDIAECVRWVSGLPHHVNIDRMTVRPRAQAAQHKVYRVARHRAD
- a CDS encoding biotin/lipoyl-containing protein; translation: MKLKVTVNGVGYDVDVDVDKTNNSPIPPILFGGGSGGPARAAGGNGGGKAGAGEIPAPLAGTVAKILVKEGDAVKAGDVVLTLEAMKMETEITASSDGTVKGILVAVGDAVQGGQGLVAIG
- a CDS encoding acyl-CoA carboxylase subunit beta, encoding MANKKRVKLAETMQGRLEQLTEERHKIELGGGEKRLQKQRDKGKQTARERIDNLLDANSFDEVGAFREHRTSLFGMDTAEVPADGVVTGRGTVNGRPVQVASQDFSVMGGSAGETQSTKVVETMEQALLTGTPFLFFYDSGGARIQEGIDSLSGYGKMFYANVKLSGVVPQIAIIAGPCAGGASYSPALTDFIIMTKKAQMFITGPGVIKSVTGEDVTGDELGGAEAHMSTSGNIHFVAEDDDAAVLIAQKLLSFLPQNNTQDAAIEFPNNDVSPTPELRDIVPIDGKKGYDVRDVISKIVDWGDYLEVKAGWATNIVTAFAKVNGRSVGIVANQPKVMSGCLDINASDKAAEFIGFCDSFNIPLVQLVDVPGFLPGVQQEYGGIIRHGAKMLYAYSEATVPKITVVMRKAYGGSYLAMCNRDLGADAVYAWPTAEIAVMGAEGAANVIFRREIKASEDPAATRAEKIEEYQTAFNTPYVAAARGQVDDVIDPADTRRKITAALETYATKRQSRPAKKHGNMPC
- a CDS encoding methylmalonyl-CoA carboxytransferase subunit 5S, with translation MSPRKIGVTELVLRDAHQSLIATRMSMEDMVDACADIDAAGYWSAECWGGATFDSCIRFLNEDPWERLRTFRKLMPNTRLQMLLRGQNLLGYRHYADDVVDKFVEKSAENGMDVFRVFDALNDPRNLERAMAAVKKTGKHAQGTICYTTSPIHTPESFVKQADRLIDMGADSIAFKDMAALLKPQPAYDIIKGIKENHPDVQINLHCHSTTGVTLVTLMKAIEAGVDVVDTAISSMSLGPGHNPTESLVEMLEGTGYETGLDMDRLIKIRDHFKKVRPKYKKFESKTLVNTNIFQSQIPGGMLSNMESQLAAQGAADRTDEVMKEVPRVRKDAGYPPLVTPSSQIVGTQAVFNVLMGNGSYKNLTAEFADLMLGYYGKPVGELNPELIKTAEKQTGKKPIDVRPADLIDDEWDELVKQSAELEGFDGSDEDVLTNALFPGVAPKFFKERPQGPKSVAMTEAQMKAEAEGNGSTSVSGPVNYSVTVGGRSHDVTVEPA